From Cydia fagiglandana chromosome 6, ilCydFagi1.1, whole genome shotgun sequence, the proteins below share one genomic window:
- the LOC134665616 gene encoding thioredoxin domain-containing protein 17-like: MVTRVEIKGMDAFSKFTEDIARSGPPVFFFFSGSKLPNGSSWCPDCVEAEPIVQAYLNELQKSIIFAYVDVGDRDYWKDKMCPFRTDPRTKLMVIPTLLRWKGVQRLEGSQCNKRELLQMMFEEDEE, translated from the exons ATGGTGACTCGCGTAGAAATCAAAGGGATGGATGCCTTTTCCAAGTTCACCGAAGACATCGCTAGGTCGGGGCCGCCGGTGTTCTTCTTTTTTAGCGGATCTAAGTTGCCTAATGGAAGTAGTTGGTGTCCAGATTGCGTTGAGG CTGAACCTATAGTGCAGGCTTACCTCAATGAACTACAGAAAAGCATTATTTTCGCATATGTGGATGTTGGAGACAGAGACTA ctgGAAAGACAAAATGTGCCCATTCAGGACGGACCCCCGCACCAAACTCATGGTCATTCCGACACTGCTCCGATGGAAAGGTGTCCAAAGGCTTGAGGGTAGCCAGTGCAACAAGCGCGAACTGCTGCAGATGATGTTCGAAGAAGATGAAGAGTAA
- the LOC134665365 gene encoding uncharacterized protein LOC134665365, translated as MKMEQSTMQNISFQPKTMAELLPDLALNGIISKEAILTLTGKKKPRNTMTINRTAEKAVKPLTMAEMRAELQAFKGRTPCKAQPATSTKKKGWNSSVKVEKKVNHTADGKLRNNVVRKVLNFQPPKPVAPLQNKTISNARVSMMPPARSRMTLTAAVANARMTLMPPETPKFPKPEHRAKKSLYVQAKTNVRISGICKIPETPIETKLDKTKVTIANKENSSYQANINRKSIAPALINHKRLAPPPKADTPLSNDSWKSGSDASFIQKEKEIHETEAMTDAILDAQHTLENIAEVSPPIATPFRDYRNNVECHNNSSVMDNSNTENDTIMCFDNPTMLERVNNQDERLKESEKVDREESVIVSLCDMLNKATVTNSESTSKLDELLEVERQTEHNIKMIENGIQTLKNIKEAQYKALSQVRKLIREKRSSRKVSDSEKDTTLVSKNAEPQSPKSPVLGHPCSVIRLSPKSPSYKIPKRTPCLRKKVFYKSMPNVVSDMSTPVKLEGGTALNMYMKMKEQLHFLNTPLVKSRPALVPDTPAITSQNLQMQLNRLYNKS; from the exons ATGAAGATGGAGCAATCAACGATGCAGAACATATCCTTTCAGCCAAAAACTATGGCGGAGTTGCTTCCAGATCTTGCCCTGAACG GCATAATATCTAAAGAAGCAATACTGACGCTTACTGGTAAAAAGAAGCCTCGAAACACTATGACAATTAACCGAACAGCTGAGAAGGCCGTGAAGCCACTAACTATGGCTGAAATGAGAGCTGAATTACAAG CTTTCAAAGGCCGCACCCCTTGCAAGGCTCAACCGGCGACATCAACAAAGAAGAAAGGCTGGAACTCTTCAGTGAAAGTGGAGAAGAAAGTAAACCACACGGCAGATGGGAAGCTGCGCAATAATGTGGTCAGAAAGGTTCTCAATTTCCAACCACCTAAACCTGTAGCTCCACTTCAGAACAAA acAATATCAAATGCCCGTGTGTCAATGATGCCACCTGCTCGCTCAAGAATGACTTTAACAGCAGCTGTAGCCAATGCCAGGATGACTCTCATGCCTCCTGAGACTCCAAAGTTTCCCAAACCAGAACACAGAGCAAAGAAGTCACTGTATGTTCAAG CTAAAACGAATGTACGGATCAGCGGCATATGCAAAATTCCAGAAACACCAATAGAAACTAAACTAGATAAAACTAAAGTAACTATTGCCAACAAAGAAAACAGCTCATACCAAGCTAATATAAACAGAAAATCCATCGCTCCCGCGCTCATAAACCACAAGAGGCTGGCCCCACCCCCCAAAGCTGACACACCTTTATCAAATGACTCCTGGAAATCTGGCAGCGATGCCAGTTTCATACAAAAAGAAAAGGAAATCCATGAAACTGAGGCTATGACAGATGCAATATTAGACGCCCAACACACTCTTGAGAACATAGCCGAGGTCTCACCACCCATCGCAACACCATTCAGGGACTACAGAAACAATGTAGAATGCCACAACAACTCCAGTGTTATGGACAATTCTAATACTGAAAATGACACTATCATGTGCTTTGATAACCCTACTATGTTAGAAAGAGTCAATAATCAAGATGAAAGACTAAAAGAAAGTGAAAAAGTTGACAGAGAAGAAAGTGTGATTGTGTCATTATGTGACATGCTGAATAAAGCTACTGTCACTAACTCTGAGAGCACATCTAAGCTGGATGAGCTACTTGAAGTTGAAAGGCAGACTGAGCACAACATTAAAATGATAGAAAATGGTATTCAAACTCTTAAAAATATCAAAGAAGCGCAATATAAAGCACTATCTCAAGTGAGGAAGCTGATAAGAGAGAAAAGAAGCAGTAGAAAAGTGTCAGACAGTGAAAAAGATACCACTTTAGTTAGTAAAAATGCTGAACCCCAAAGTCCTAAAAGTCCAGTGCTCGGTCACCCTTGTTCAGTTATCAGATTAAGCCCAAAATCCCCTtcttataaaatacctaaaagaACGCCATGTTTGAggaaaaaagtgttttataaATCAATGCCTAATGTAGTGTCAGACATGAGCACTCCAGTGAAGTTAGAAGGCGGGACGGCTTTAAACATGTATATGAAGATGAAAGAGCAGTTGCATTTCTTGAACACTCCGCTGGTGAAGTCGCGGCCGGCACTGGTGCCCGACACGCCGGCTATCACCTCGCAAAATCTTCAGATGCAACTAAATAGATTATACAACAAAAGCTAG